Proteins encoded by one window of uncultured Cohaesibacter sp.:
- a CDS encoding ABC transporter permease — translation MRKLDKNFSLLIVLIVALLAFGGITSGGGYLSLFNLQSMANQVPEIGLLAIGVMLAMCAGDGGIDLSGIAMANLAGVASGLFALSFFPVDDMPVVFTIAFVAGCLVVGTIGGILNGFIISKLGITPILCTLGTQMFFTGVTVVLSDGRAVRIGAPGPLYEMGNGLFMGIPWSFVIFIVVAVVLGVVLRFTRYGVKLMMTGANQKAAAFSGFAHTRIIVTTYGISGLLAGLSGAIIAARNVNVKWDYGTTYLLVAILIAVMAGVKPDGGYGRVINVVLSAMILQLMTSLLNFIGLSNFVRDLAWGAMLIFFLFVNRLALVEHFAVLFASMQSPRASKSQS, via the coding sequence ATGCGTAAGCTGGATAAGAACTTCTCCCTGTTGATTGTGCTGATCGTGGCACTGCTGGCATTTGGCGGCATCACGTCTGGCGGGGGATATCTTTCCTTGTTCAATTTGCAGTCCATGGCCAATCAGGTTCCGGAAATCGGCCTGCTGGCGATCGGTGTCATGCTTGCCATGTGCGCAGGCGACGGCGGCATCGATCTCTCGGGCATCGCCATGGCCAACCTTGCCGGTGTTGCCTCGGGCCTGTTTGCCCTGAGCTTTTTCCCCGTTGATGACATGCCCGTTGTCTTCACCATCGCTTTCGTGGCCGGCTGTCTCGTCGTCGGCACCATCGGGGGCATTCTCAACGGCTTCATCATTTCCAAACTCGGCATCACCCCGATCCTCTGCACGCTGGGAACACAGATGTTCTTCACCGGCGTGACGGTGGTCCTGTCCGATGGCCGCGCCGTTCGCATCGGCGCACCCGGCCCCCTATATGAAATGGGCAACGGCCTCTTCATGGGAATTCCGTGGAGCTTCGTGATCTTCATCGTCGTTGCCGTGGTGCTCGGAGTCGTGCTTCGGTTCACCCGCTATGGCGTCAAGCTGATGATGACGGGTGCCAACCAGAAAGCAGCCGCTTTCAGTGGCTTTGCACACACCCGGATCATCGTCACCACCTACGGCATTTCGGGCCTTCTAGCCGGACTGTCCGGCGCCATCATCGCGGCTCGCAACGTCAATGTGAAATGGGACTACGGCACCACCTATCTGCTGGTCGCCATCCTGATTGCCGTCATGGCCGGTGTGAAGCCTGACGGCGGCTACGGGCGTGTGATCAACGTCGTCCTCAGCGCGATGATCCTTCAGCTGATGACCAGTCTTCTGAACTTCATCGGCCTGTCAAATTTCGTCCGCGATCTGGCGTGGGGAGCGATGCTTATCTTCTTCCTGTTCGTCAACCGTCTCGCTCTCGTCGAGCATTTCGCGGTGCTGTTCGCTTCGATGCAATCCCCTCGTGCGTCGAAGTCGCAAAGTTGA
- a CDS encoding TRAP transporter large permease, with amino-acid sequence MILIIICASWLFLVFAGVPVGISMILVSIGYFYHTGMGMAFSVQRMVDGLNSFPMLAIPLFLLAAAILNSAGITNHLFGFARALVGRFTGGLGHVNILASLFFSGMSGSAVADAGGLGKMEIKAMRDAGYDDSFSGSVTAASSMIGPIVPPSITMVLYGVISNTSIGKLFLGGVVPGVLCAVALMVMVYVIAKMRNYPKDDHYSCKEVGTLFLKSFPALLTPFVIIGGIFSGFFSPTEAAAVTVLYAILIDLLIYHNLTWPRFFRAVYETAVTSATIGTIIAGVSVLGFVLAREQAPQQIANFFLAFVDSKISFLIAINLMIFVLGAFIESLAILLVVVPILIPLALSFGIDPVHFGIIVVLNLMISTLTPPMGMALFVVAQVGEIPYHKLAKAILPWLIPPLVVLLLICIFPVLATGLPNLMQ; translated from the coding sequence ATGATCCTCATAATCATTTGCGCAAGCTGGCTCTTTCTGGTCTTTGCCGGAGTGCCGGTCGGCATTTCGATGATCCTTGTCTCGATTGGCTATTTCTATCACACCGGCATGGGCATGGCCTTCTCGGTGCAGAGAATGGTCGATGGCCTCAACAGCTTCCCCATGCTGGCAATCCCGCTCTTTTTGCTGGCGGCCGCCATCCTCAATTCGGCCGGGATCACCAACCATCTCTTCGGCTTCGCCCGCGCCCTTGTTGGCCGTTTCACCGGCGGACTTGGCCATGTGAATATTCTCGCCTCGCTCTTCTTCTCCGGCATGTCCGGCTCTGCAGTTGCCGATGCTGGCGGGCTCGGCAAGATGGAAATCAAGGCCATGCGAGATGCCGGATACGATGATTCCTTCTCCGGTTCGGTCACGGCCGCCTCGTCGATGATCGGACCCATCGTTCCGCCCTCTATCACCATGGTTCTCTACGGGGTGATTTCCAACACTTCGATTGGCAAGCTCTTTCTGGGAGGAGTGGTGCCCGGCGTTCTTTGCGCCGTCGCCCTGATGGTCATGGTCTATGTCATCGCCAAGATGCGAAACTATCCCAAGGATGATCACTATTCCTGCAAGGAAGTTGGCACGCTCTTCCTCAAGAGCTTCCCGGCCTTGCTGACCCCCTTTGTCATCATCGGGGGCATCTTCAGTGGCTTCTTTTCGCCAACCGAAGCTGCGGCTGTCACGGTGCTTTATGCTATCCTGATCGACCTGCTGATCTATCACAATCTGACATGGCCACGCTTCTTCCGCGCCGTCTATGAAACAGCCGTCACCTCGGCGACCATCGGCACGATCATAGCGGGCGTGTCCGTGCTAGGATTTGTGCTCGCAAGAGAACAGGCCCCTCAGCAGATCGCTAATTTCTTTCTGGCCTTCGTTGATTCAAAAATCAGCTTCCTGATTGCCATCAACCTGATGATCTTCGTTCTGGGTGCCTTCATTGAAAGTCTCGCCATCCTGCTGGTGGTCGTCCCGATCCTCATACCGTTGGCGTTGAGTTTCGGCATCGACCCGGTTCATTTCGGCATCATTGTCGTTCTCAATCTGATGATTTCGACCCTGACACCCCCGATGGGCATGGCTCTGTTCGTGGTCGCTCAAGTTGGCGAGATCCCCTATCACAAGTTGGCCAAGGCCATCCTGCCCTGGCTGATCCCGCCCCTCGTGGTCCTGCTGCTGATCTGCATCTTTCCCGTGCTGGCGACAGGATTGCCCAATCTCATGCAATAG
- a CDS encoding DAK2 domain-containing protein, whose translation MKSIEPALVVGLFDHFAARFESERDALIALDGKVGDSDLGLTMSKAFAAARDKVHELEQPGLGDLMKQAGAAISKAAPSTMGTLMATGFLRGGKALADAEALDVSGLAAFWRAYADGVAQRGKAQLGDKTVLDVLDPIASAYEAQMAADAELEVAGQAAAKAAADALEATKSMVAQHGKAAAFQEKTIGLQDAGGTVACMLAEELSLFLNEQAAS comes from the coding sequence ATGAAATCCATCGAACCTGCTTTGGTTGTCGGTCTGTTTGACCATTTCGCAGCTCGCTTTGAATCCGAACGGGATGCCCTGATTGCACTAGACGGCAAGGTCGGCGACAGCGACCTTGGCCTGACCATGTCCAAGGCCTTTGCGGCAGCTCGTGACAAGGTTCATGAGCTCGAACAGCCCGGTCTTGGCGATTTGATGAAACAGGCTGGCGCAGCCATCTCGAAAGCGGCCCCTTCGACGATGGGCACGCTGATGGCAACCGGGTTCCTCCGCGGCGGCAAGGCTCTGGCAGATGCCGAGGCACTCGATGTCTCCGGCCTCGCCGCCTTCTGGCGGGCCTATGCCGACGGCGTGGCACAGCGCGGCAAGGCCCAGTTGGGCGACAAGACGGTGCTTGATGTTCTCGACCCCATTGCGTCGGCCTATGAGGCGCAAATGGCAGCGGATGCGGAACTGGAAGTCGCCGGACAGGCTGCCGCGAAGGCAGCCGCCGATGCCCTCGAAGCCACCAAGAGCATGGTCGCCCAGCATGGCAAGGCAGCTGCTTTTCAGGAAAAAACCATTGGGTTGCAGGATGCCGGCGGCACGGTCGCCTGTATGCTCGCAGAAGAACTGAGCCTGTTCCTCAACGAGCAGGCTGCGAGCTGA
- a CDS encoding LacI family DNA-binding transcriptional regulator: protein MEAKSKKAATLRQVAELADVSMATASLVVNRKGEISFETRNRVFQAMETLNYVPKRDRQRGDPVVPETLNTVRFLKVARHGQTVNRDHNVFISDYIDGMSFEATRLDYFLQVVSYENSDINEILEGMAGAELSGFIALGTELTDEDIESILSHNLPCVIIDTHKPFMNGNFVNMDNDQLVYRALEYLKSKKFKRIGMVGSHSSVANFQLRHDAFLRSMERLELEVDPAQMLSVASTLEDAFEESVEQLADIDRLADAYLCANDIIAFGFVRALRRRGVSVPQDVSVIGIDNLPTAAVFEPPLTSIDVPKQKIGAMALRILDDLISNGKAQPAIKLLLSGELVVRDSVMSK, encoded by the coding sequence ATGGAAGCAAAGTCGAAAAAGGCAGCTACCCTGAGACAAGTAGCCGAACTGGCCGATGTTTCCATGGCCACCGCGTCGCTCGTCGTGAATCGAAAAGGCGAAATATCCTTCGAGACTCGCAACAGGGTTTTTCAGGCTATGGAGACATTGAATTATGTCCCCAAACGTGACCGGCAACGGGGCGATCCTGTGGTTCCCGAGACCCTGAACACGGTACGGTTTCTCAAGGTTGCGCGGCATGGCCAGACGGTGAACCGGGACCATAACGTGTTCATTTCCGACTATATCGACGGCATGTCCTTCGAGGCGACGCGGCTTGATTATTTCCTACAGGTCGTCTCCTACGAGAACTCGGACATCAACGAAATTCTCGAAGGAATGGCGGGCGCCGAGCTTAGCGGGTTCATCGCCCTTGGAACGGAATTGACGGACGAAGATATCGAATCGATTCTGTCCCACAACCTGCCTTGCGTGATCATTGATACCCACAAGCCGTTCATGAATGGCAATTTCGTCAACATGGACAATGACCAGCTTGTCTATCGGGCTCTTGAATATCTGAAGAGCAAGAAGTTCAAGAGGATCGGCATGGTCGGCAGCCATTCGTCGGTTGCCAACTTCCAGCTGCGCCACGATGCATTCCTGCGCAGCATGGAGCGGCTGGAGCTTGAGGTCGATCCGGCCCAGATGCTGTCTGTTGCGTCAACGCTGGAAGACGCGTTCGAGGAATCCGTCGAGCAACTGGCCGATATCGACAGGCTGGCGGATGCCTATCTGTGTGCAAACGACATCATTGCCTTCGGCTTTGTGCGTGCCTTGCGCCGTCGTGGCGTTTCCGTGCCTCAGGATGTGTCTGTCATCGGCATCGACAATCTGCCTACGGCTGCGGTCTTCGAGCCCCCCCTGACCTCGATTGATGTGCCAAAGCAGAAAATTGGTGCGATGGCCCTGCGTATCCTCGACGATCTGATCAGCAATGGCAAAGCGCAGCCTGCTATCAAGCTGCTGTTGTCCGGCGAGCTCGTCGTGCGCGACAGCGTGATGAGCAAATAG
- a CDS encoding substrate-binding domain-containing protein produces MKHGLKKSCILAAALLSAVAVTSVQAGSADGKSITTVVKISGIPWFDRMETGVKKFAEANPNMKIEQFGPSTADSAQQLQIINDLVAKGTDALAVVPMDPSIIEGILKRAMDRDIVVVTHEADNQKNTMVDVEAFDNSDYGAAMNERLAKCMGGKGKWTTFVGGLGSRTHIQWVTAGEENAKKYPDMELVDPNNESFDDANLVYNKVKELLRKHPDLKGIQSSAGNDVLGAGRAIEEAGLAGKVCLVGTGLPNPAAAYLDSGAITAIGFWDPQKAGMAMNSVAKTLLEGGKITDGMDLGVEGYEKVTVKPGAGDGLLVIGNGMVLADKDTYKDYLF; encoded by the coding sequence ATGAAACACGGCCTTAAGAAATCCTGCATTCTCGCAGCAGCTCTGCTGTCTGCTGTCGCAGTGACCTCGGTACAAGCTGGCTCTGCCGACGGCAAGTCGATCACCACGGTTGTCAAAATCAGCGGTATTCCCTGGTTTGACCGCATGGAAACCGGCGTCAAAAAATTCGCTGAAGCCAATCCGAACATGAAAATCGAGCAGTTCGGCCCGTCCACGGCTGACTCCGCTCAGCAGCTTCAGATCATCAACGACCTTGTCGCCAAAGGCACCGACGCTCTGGCCGTCGTGCCAATGGATCCCTCGATCATCGAAGGCATTCTGAAACGCGCCATGGATCGTGACATCGTTGTTGTCACCCACGAAGCCGACAACCAGAAAAACACTATGGTCGACGTCGAAGCATTCGATAACTCCGACTATGGTGCAGCCATGAACGAACGTCTGGCCAAGTGCATGGGTGGCAAAGGCAAATGGACCACCTTCGTTGGCGGTCTGGGTTCTCGCACGCACATTCAGTGGGTCACAGCTGGCGAAGAAAACGCCAAGAAATACCCTGACATGGAGCTTGTCGATCCCAACAACGAAAGCTTCGACGATGCCAACCTCGTTTACAACAAGGTCAAGGAACTGCTGCGCAAGCATCCGGATCTGAAAGGCATCCAGTCTTCTGCCGGTAACGACGTGCTCGGCGCTGGTCGTGCTATCGAAGAAGCCGGTCTTGCTGGCAAGGTCTGCCTCGTTGGCACCGGTCTGCCAAACCCGGCAGCTGCCTATCTCGACTCCGGCGCCATCACCGCAATCGGCTTCTGGGATCCGCAGAAAGCTGGCATGGCCATGAACTCTGTCGCCAAAACCCTGCTGGAAGGTGGCAAGATCACCGACGGCATGGACCTCGGCGTAGAAGGCTATGAAAAAGTCACCGTTAAACCGGGTGCAGGCGATGGCCTTCTTGTTATCGGCAACGGCATGGTCCTCGCCGACAAGGACACCTACAAAGACTATCTCTTCTGA
- a CDS encoding glycosyltransferase family 2 protein: protein MVWLFKRRPLVSICVPAYYSQAFIASVLDSALAQTVTDIEIIVSNDGGIATPDLEPYRMHPNIRVIDQRRRLGWVDNTNFVLSKARGQYFMVLPHDDFLAPAYVEECLVCLEREPKAFAAYSDIEYPDGIMEASDVRGGLNDRVRYMMQNLYNGYSYRALMRRRFADWSGLKLRHNPPTDFCVDTTWILQQALLGELRRVPKPLYRKGYHEHNTHTKWQRIPKEDLIAAWLQHCDTLGALARKRVRNRAFIAELVEHRRDPCRVRETPPYLRAAFRK from the coding sequence ATGGTCTGGCTTTTCAAACGGCGACCGCTGGTGTCCATCTGTGTTCCTGCATACTATTCTCAGGCTTTCATCGCGTCGGTGCTGGACTCAGCGCTTGCGCAGACCGTGACAGACATCGAGATCATTGTCTCCAATGACGGTGGCATTGCCACCCCCGATCTCGAGCCCTACAGGATGCATCCAAACATCAGGGTCATTGATCAGCGGCGGCGGTTGGGGTGGGTCGACAACACCAACTTTGTTCTGTCAAAGGCCAGAGGGCAGTATTTCATGGTGTTGCCCCATGATGACTTTCTGGCTCCCGCTTACGTTGAGGAGTGCCTTGTCTGTCTGGAGAGGGAGCCGAAGGCTTTCGCGGCCTACAGCGATATCGAATATCCGGATGGCATCATGGAAGCGTCGGACGTGCGCGGCGGGCTGAATGACCGGGTCCGTTACATGATGCAGAACCTTTACAATGGCTATAGCTATCGGGCGCTGATGAGGCGGCGCTTCGCTGACTGGTCCGGCCTCAAATTGCGACACAATCCGCCGACCGATTTTTGCGTCGATACGACATGGATTCTGCAACAGGCGTTGTTGGGAGAATTGCGACGGGTTCCCAAACCGCTCTATCGCAAGGGCTACCACGAGCACAACACCCACACGAAATGGCAACGCATCCCCAAAGAGGATCTGATTGCGGCCTGGTTGCAACATTGCGACACCCTCGGAGCCTTGGCGCGAAAGCGGGTCAGAAACCGCGCCTTCATCGCCGAACTCGTCGAACATCGGCGAGACCCATGCCGCGTCCGCGAAACGCCTCCCTATCTACGCGCTGCGTTTCGCAAGTGA
- a CDS encoding sugar ABC transporter ATP-binding protein, with the protein MSKIPENSPPFLELQGIHKRFGGVHALRGVSMTIREGEAYHLLGENGCGKSTVIKVISGAYLPTEGEIILDGRSLKRLTPIQSLEAGIETVYQDLSLLPNLTVEENIALGQQLVQGRGRLLRGLDTKALTKTAEEAIRNVGLEPTRQLLKAPTATLPLAIRQRVAIARAIASKARLVIMDEPTTSLTRKEVDVLIELVAKLRAQNVAVLFVTHKLEESYRIGGQVIVFRDGQCVAQGEIADYSRADLARLMTGREIEISRYREGKPFEEEIFKVNRATSGEAFHDISFNLKKGEILGITGLSDSGRNELALAMTGHLHLDKGSFEIEGKKTEISSPKRAIDLGIGYVPEDRLSEGLFIEKSIFENEVTLLFDKLVNKLGLINKRKGRVEASRISKLMTVNTTDIDLPVGALSGGNQQKVLIGRWLSIEPRILVLHGPTVGVDVGSKDAIYRAIQAMAERGISLIIVSDDLPELFQNCDRILVMNRGEMVDELDAATSDEERVYHSMLASTREAAE; encoded by the coding sequence ATGTCCAAAATTCCTGAAAATTCTCCCCCATTTTTGGAACTTCAAGGCATCCACAAACGCTTCGGAGGTGTTCACGCTCTGCGCGGTGTCAGCATGACGATCCGCGAAGGCGAAGCCTATCATCTGCTTGGTGAGAACGGGTGCGGCAAGAGCACGGTGATCAAGGTGATCTCCGGTGCCTATCTTCCCACCGAAGGTGAGATCATTCTCGATGGGCGCAGCCTCAAGCGCCTGACCCCGATCCAGTCGCTAGAAGCGGGTATTGAAACGGTCTATCAGGACCTGTCCCTGCTGCCGAACCTGACGGTTGAAGAAAATATTGCTCTGGGGCAGCAGCTTGTTCAGGGGAGAGGCCGGCTCTTGCGAGGGCTTGACACAAAGGCCCTCACCAAAACCGCCGAAGAAGCCATTCGCAACGTTGGCCTCGAGCCGACACGACAGCTGTTGAAAGCCCCCACCGCCACCCTGCCCCTTGCCATTCGGCAGCGCGTCGCCATCGCCCGCGCCATCGCATCAAAGGCCCGGCTGGTCATCATGGACGAACCCACGACGTCCCTCACGCGCAAGGAAGTCGACGTCCTGATCGAACTGGTGGCCAAATTGCGGGCTCAGAATGTCGCCGTTCTGTTTGTCACCCACAAGCTGGAAGAAAGCTACCGCATCGGCGGTCAGGTCATCGTGTTCCGCGACGGCCAGTGCGTCGCACAGGGTGAGATTGCCGACTATTCGCGCGCCGATCTGGCCCGACTGATGACAGGACGCGAAATCGAAATCTCCCGCTATCGTGAAGGCAAACCCTTTGAGGAAGAGATATTCAAGGTAAACCGCGCGACCTCGGGCGAAGCTTTCCACGACATCAGCTTCAACCTGAAAAAGGGCGAAATCCTCGGCATCACCGGCTTGTCAGACTCGGGCCGGAACGAGCTGGCCCTTGCTATGACGGGACATTTGCATCTCGACAAGGGCTCGTTCGAAATCGAGGGCAAAAAGACCGAGATTTCCTCGCCGAAGCGAGCCATCGATCTCGGCATCGGTTATGTGCCTGAGGATCGCCTGTCTGAAGGCCTGTTCATCGAAAAATCGATCTTCGAGAACGAAGTAACCCTGCTTTTTGACAAGCTGGTCAACAAGCTCGGCCTGATCAACAAGCGTAAGGGGCGCGTCGAAGCGAGCCGCATTTCGAAGCTGATGACGGTCAACACAACCGACATTGATCTGCCGGTCGGTGCCCTGTCCGGCGGTAACCAGCAGAAGGTTCTGATCGGCCGCTGGCTCAGCATCGAGCCGCGCATTCTGGTGTTGCACGGCCCAACGGTCGGCGTGGATGTCGGCTCGAAGGACGCCATCTATCGAGCCATTCAGGCCATGGCAGAACGAGGCATCAGCCTGATCATCGTCTCCGACGACCTGCCCGAGCTGTTCCAGAACTGCGATCGCATACTGGTCATGAACCGGGGAGAAATGGTTGACGAACTCGACGCTGCAACAAGCGATGAGGAGCGCGTGTATCACTCAATGCTCGCCAGCACACGGGAGGCAGCCGAATGA
- a CDS encoding ABC transporter permease, translating into MTMVQNMESTASTPVKKGKLVELGKLFKRRPELISLSILIVICCLVSVLNPAFLQPSSLIDMGRSSVVTGLFALGVFSILAVGGIDVSFTAIAALTMYSATLFVINIWPDAPMWLVTCAAVLGGALLGAVNGWMVHKLNVPSLIVTIGTQYLFRGILLAFIGTVWLMELPPQMIAFGKAPLIEFQSAAGTTITLPIYFLVFPAAAVLTWFMFNKTLMGRAIFATGGNAGIAERLGYDRRVVHVFVFAFTGALAALAGIIHVCSNRMANPFDLVGSEIEVIAAVVLGGARITGGTGTVFGTVTGVLLITVVNNSLVLVGIPSTWQRVVVGAFILLAAAFFVRRQK; encoded by the coding sequence ATGACAATGGTTCAGAATATGGAAAGCACAGCTTCAACCCCAGTGAAAAAAGGCAAGCTCGTTGAACTCGGCAAGCTCTTCAAGCGCCGTCCCGAATTGATCAGCCTGTCAATTCTCATCGTGATCTGCTGTCTGGTTTCGGTCCTCAACCCGGCCTTCCTACAGCCCTCCTCGCTCATTGACATGGGCCGTTCGAGCGTCGTGACAGGCCTCTTCGCCCTTGGCGTTTTTTCCATCCTTGCCGTCGGCGGGATCGACGTGTCCTTCACCGCCATCGCCGCGCTGACGATGTATTCCGCGACCCTGTTCGTGATCAACATCTGGCCGGACGCTCCCATGTGGCTGGTGACCTGCGCTGCCGTTCTGGGCGGTGCCCTGCTCGGTGCGGTCAACGGCTGGATGGTGCACAAGCTGAATGTGCCGTCTCTCATCGTCACCATCGGCACGCAATATCTGTTCCGCGGCATCCTTCTCGCCTTCATCGGAACGGTCTGGCTGATGGAGCTGCCACCTCAGATGATAGCCTTTGGCAAGGCACCGTTGATTGAATTCCAGAGCGCGGCGGGCACGACGATCACCCTGCCGATCTACTTCCTGGTCTTCCCGGCAGCGGCAGTCCTGACCTGGTTCATGTTCAACAAGACCCTGATGGGCCGTGCGATCTTCGCCACCGGTGGCAACGCAGGCATTGCGGAACGTCTTGGCTATGACCGGCGTGTGGTCCACGTCTTCGTCTTCGCCTTCACGGGCGCTCTTGCAGCTCTGGCCGGGATCATCCACGTCTGCTCCAACCGCATGGCAAACCCGTTCGATCTCGTCGGATCGGAGATCGAAGTGATCGCTGCGGTGGTGCTGGGCGGTGCCCGCATCACGGGCGGCACGGGGACCGTCTTCGGAACGGTGACCGGTGTCCTTCTCATCACTGTCGTGAACAACTCCCTCGTGCTGGTCGGCATCCCGTCAACCTGGCAGCGCGTGGTGGTGGGTGCCTTCATCCTTCTGGCCGCAGCCTTCTTCGTTCGGCGCCAGAAGTAA
- a CDS encoding FAD-dependent oxidoreductase, translating into MSISVFGGGLTGCLIALELAEAGKKVVLFEKEAGLLRRASHANEGKIHLGFVYAADESFRTARRMIDDALQFRPVLERWIASRDFDEMLYDRFDYLVPQSSMLSVEAIEAHFALVSRYLEEQLCAGKGPYLGQQDLEPVVRRGTPHDNLQAAFTTPERGIWPDAVARVIGETVASHPNIEIRTDQAVLKVEPMRNGWRVLLDQAGARDEGPFEAVVNCAWAGRRRIDAASGHGDGETWFYRYKFGVVLKNARQAFGGEVLRNSTAMLGAYGDSVYHEREDSLYCSWYPVGMCFSCEELVEDRPPVIDDPEDAMLKTWEGYASMDPAFKALVDGKPFADATIVGDFIAARAKTDIQDPKSKLHERHGYGAVELAPGYWSVETGKYTSAPRCADACSRMVLGR; encoded by the coding sequence ATGTCCATTTCAGTTTTTGGTGGCGGTCTGACTGGTTGCCTCATTGCGCTTGAGCTTGCGGAAGCTGGCAAAAAGGTCGTTCTGTTCGAGAAAGAAGCCGGGCTTCTGAGACGGGCCTCCCATGCAAATGAAGGCAAGATCCATCTCGGCTTTGTTTATGCTGCCGACGAGAGTTTCCGCACCGCAAGGCGGATGATCGACGATGCCTTGCAGTTTCGCCCGGTGCTCGAGCGCTGGATCGCGTCACGGGATTTCGACGAGATGCTCTATGACCGTTTCGACTATCTTGTTCCCCAGTCCTCCATGCTCTCTGTCGAGGCAATCGAGGCGCATTTCGCGTTGGTCTCACGCTACCTGGAAGAGCAGCTTTGCGCGGGCAAGGGACCCTATTTGGGTCAGCAGGATCTTGAACCGGTTGTCCGTCGGGGCACTCCACACGACAACCTTCAGGCTGCGTTCACTACGCCCGAACGGGGCATATGGCCCGACGCGGTCGCTCGTGTGATCGGGGAGACGGTTGCGAGCCATCCGAATATCGAGATCCGGACTGACCAAGCAGTCTTGAAGGTTGAACCAATGCGGAATGGCTGGCGGGTTCTTCTTGATCAGGCTGGCGCGCGCGATGAGGGACCGTTCGAGGCAGTTGTCAACTGCGCCTGGGCAGGGCGTCGGCGCATTGATGCGGCGTCCGGTCATGGCGATGGCGAGACATGGTTCTATCGCTACAAGTTCGGCGTGGTTCTGAAAAACGCCCGACAGGCCTTTGGCGGAGAAGTCCTGCGAAACAGCACTGCCATGCTTGGGGCTTATGGTGATAGTGTCTATCATGAACGGGAAGACAGTCTTTATTGCAGTTGGTATCCAGTCGGGATGTGCTTCAGCTGCGAGGAGCTTGTTGAGGATCGCCCACCGGTGATTGACGATCCTGAGGATGCGATGCTGAAAACGTGGGAGGGCTATGCCTCGATGGATCCGGCGTTCAAGGCGTTGGTTGACGGAAAGCCATTTGCTGATGCCACGATTGTAGGCGACTTCATTGCAGCGAGAGCCAAGACGGATATTCAGGACCCCAAGAGCAAGCTGCACGAACGGCATGGTTATGGTGCTGTTGAGCTGGCACCGGGCTATTGGAGTGTTGAAACCGGCAAATATACCTCCGCGCCCCGGTGTGCGGATGCCTGCAGCAGGATGGTCTTGGGGCGTTAG
- a CDS encoding dihydroxyacetone kinase subunit DhaK → MKKFLNKPENFVDEMLEGIYRAHPEVTYAADDLRCYVTAKPVPGKVGIVTGGGSGHLPTFLGFVGKNMLDGCGVGGVFQSPSADQLAEVTRYVDQGAGVLFLYGNYTGDIMNFDMAGELVELDDIETATVVGNDDVASSVVGEEHKRRGVAGIFFLYKAAGAAAAEMKPLAEVARIAEKAKSRTRTMGVALSPCIVPEVGKPGFEIGEDEMEIGMGIHGEPGISRKKLAPADAVVDEMMERIFAETNYAKGDEVAILVNGLGGTPKEELYIIYRRLGQLMDEKGVKIRHVWLGEFATSMEMAGFSISVLHLDDELAPLIAAEADTPFFQHFAS, encoded by the coding sequence ATGAAGAAGTTTCTCAACAAGCCTGAAAATTTTGTCGACGAAATGCTCGAAGGCATCTATCGCGCTCATCCCGAAGTAACCTATGCCGCTGATGATCTCCGCTGCTATGTGACCGCCAAGCCGGTTCCGGGCAAAGTGGGCATCGTCACCGGGGGTGGGTCGGGTCACCTGCCGACCTTCCTCGGCTTTGTCGGCAAGAACATGCTCGACGGTTGCGGTGTCGGCGGCGTCTTCCAGTCCCCGAGCGCTGACCAGCTGGCCGAAGTCACGCGCTATGTTGATCAGGGCGCTGGCGTTCTCTTTCTCTATGGCAACTACACCGGCGACATCATGAACTTCGACATGGCTGGCGAACTTGTCGAGCTGGATGACATCGAAACCGCAACGGTCGTCGGCAATGACGACGTGGCTTCTTCGGTTGTTGGCGAAGAACACAAACGCCGTGGTGTTGCCGGGATTTTCTTCCTCTACAAGGCTGCCGGTGCTGCCGCCGCCGAAATGAAGCCGCTGGCTGAAGTCGCCCGGATTGCTGAGAAGGCAAAATCCAGAACCCGCACCATGGGTGTCGCCCTCTCCCCTTGCATCGTTCCCGAAGTCGGCAAACCCGGTTTCGAAATTGGCGAAGACGAAATGGAAATCGGCATGGGCATCCATGGCGAACCGGGCATTTCGCGCAAGAAACTGGCACCTGCCGATGCTGTCGTTGATGAAATGATGGAACGCATCTTTGCCGAAACCAACTACGCCAAAGGCGATGAAGTCGCGATCCTCGTCAATGGCCTTGGCGGCACGCCGAAGGAAGAGCTCTACATCATCTACCGTCGTCTCGGCCAATTGATGGACGAGAAGGGCGTCAAGATCCGTCACGTCTGGCTCGGCGAATTCGCAACCTCCATGGAAATGGCAGGCTTCTCGATCTCCGTGCTGCATCTCGATGATGAACTGGCTCCGCTGATCGCAGCAGAAGCCGACACCCCCTTCTTTCAGCATTTTGCAAGTTGA